The genomic region GCCGCCGTTTACTGGGGCTTCGATTCGTAGCTTCGCTGAAGCTAACCACTCCTCTTAACCTTCCAGCACCGGGCAGGCGTCAGCCCCTATACGTCACCTTACGGTTTAGCAGAGACCTGTGTTTTTGATAAACAGTCGCTTGGGCCTATTCACTGCGGCTCTTCAGAGCGTGAACCCTAAAGAGCACCCCTTCTCCCGAAGTTACGGGGTCATTTTGCCGAGTTCCTTAACGAGAGTTCGCTCGCTCACCTTAGAATTCTCATCTTGACTACCTGTGTCGGTTTGCGGTACGGGCACCAACTTTCTAGCTAGAGGCTTTTCTCGGCAGTGTGAAATCAACGACTCGAGGAAGCAATTTCCTCTCCCCATCACAGCTTGACCTTTTGAGTGCCGGATTTGCCTAACACTCAGTCTCACTGCTTGGACGTGCACTCCAACAGCACGCTTCGCCTATCCTACTGCGTCCCCCCATCGCTTAAAACGATTGTTGGTGGTACAGGAATATCAACCTGTTATCCATCGCCTACGCCTGTCGGCCTCAGCTTAGGACCCGACTAACCCAGAGCGGACGAGCCTTCCTCTGGAAACCTTAGTCAATCGGTGGACGGGATTCTCACCCGTCTTTCGCTACTCACACCGGCATTCTCACTTCTAAGCGCTCCACATGTCCTTGCGATCATGCTTCAACGCCCTTAGAACGCTCTCCTACCATTGTCCAAAGGACAATCCACAGCTTCGGTAATATGTTTAGCCCCGGTACATTTTCGGCGCAGTGTCACTCGACTAGTGAGCTATTACGCACTCTTTAAATGATGGCTGCTTCTAAGCCAACATCCTAGTTGTCTGGGCAACGCCACATCCTTTTCCACTTAACATATATTTTGGGACCTTAGCTGGTGGTCTGGGCTGTTTCCCTTTCGAACATGGACCTTATCACCCACGTTCTGACTCCCAAGTTAAATTATTTGGCATTCGGAGTTTGTCTGAATTCGGTAACCCGAGAGGGGCCCCTCGTCCAAACAGTGCTCTACCTCCAATAATCATCACTTGAGGCTAGCCCTAAAGCTATTTCGGAGAGAACCAGCTATCTCCAAGTTCGATTGGAATTTCTCCGCTACCCTCAGTTCATCCGCTCACTTTTCAACGTAAGTCGGTTCGGTCCTCCATTCAGTGTTACCTGAACTTCAACCTGACCAAGGGTAGATCACCTGGTTTCGGGTCTACGACCAAATACTCATTCGCCCTATTCAGACTCGCTTTCGCTACGGCTCCACATTTCCTGCTTAACCTTGCATCAGATCGTAACTCGCCGGTTCATTCTACAAAAGGCACGCCATCACCCCTTAACGGGCTCTGACTACTTGTAAGCACACGGTTTCAAGTTCTCTTTCACTCCCCTTCCGGGGTACTTTTCACCTTTCCCTCACGGTACTGGTTCACTATCGGTCACTAGAGAGTATTTAGCCTTAGGAGATGGTCCTCCCAGATTCCGACGGAATTTCACGTGCTCCGTCGTACTCAGGATCCACTCAAGAGAGAATCAGTTTTCGACTACAGGATTATTACCTTCTCTGATTAACCTTTCCAGGTTATTCGTCTAACTCATTCTTTTGTAACTCCATAAGAGTGTCCTACAACCCCAACAAGCAAGCTTGTTGGTTTGGGCTCTTCCCGTTTCGCTCGCCGCTACTCAGGGAATCGATTTTTCTTTCTCTTCCTCCGGGTACTAAGATGTTTCAGTTCTCCGGGTCTACCTTCTCACATGCTATGTATTCACATGCGGATAACACGACATAACTCGTGCTGGGTTCCCCCATTCGGAAATCTCTGGATCAAAGCTTACTTACAGCTCCCCAAAGCATATCGTCGTTAGTAACGTCCTTCATCGGCTTCTAGTGCCAAGGCATCCACCGTGCGCCCTTAATAACTTAATCTAGACGTGCTAATAAGCGCTCGCATTCTATCTCATTTCTTTCTTCGCTTGCTCATTTACAAAACGTAATCTTCGCTGCACTCATCAAGAAATTCTCTGACTGACAAACGCTTTCATCACGTCAATGACGCAATCACATTTGTCTTGTCAATGCTTTCACACTTATCATCACCAGTTATTAATTATGTGAGTCGTCTGTTGACGACTAGCGATAATTGTTTGTTTCAAGCTTTTCGCTTGTTACTCGGTTTTGCTTGGTAAAATCTATTACTTACTTATCTAGTTTTCAATGTACAATGTTGAATCCTCAATGAATGAGCATTCAAAACTGAATACAATATGTCACGTTAATCCGTCTATCACCTATGGTGATATTCCGTATATTATCCTTAGAAAGGAGGTGATCCAGCCGCACCTTCCGATACGGCTACCTTGTTACGACTTCACCCCAATCATTTGTCCCACCTTCGACGGCTAGCTCCAAATGGTTACTCCACCGGCTTCGGGTGTTACAAACTCTCGTGGTGTGACGGGCGGTGTGTACAAGACCCGGGAACGTATTCACCGTAGCATGCTGATCTACGATTACTAGCGATTCCAGCTTCATGTAGTCGAGTTGCAGACTACAATCCGAACTGAGAACAACTTTATGGGATTGGCTTGACCTCACGGTTTCGCTGCCCTTTGTATTGTCCATTGTAGCACGTGTGTAGCCCAAATCATAAGGGGCATGATGATTTGACGTCATCCCCACCTTCCTCCGGTTTGTCACCGGCAGTCAGCCTAGAGTGCCCAACTTAATGATGGCAACTAAGCTTAAGGGTTGCGCTCGTTGCGGGACTTAACCCAACATCTCACGACACGAGCTGACGACAACCATGCACCACCTGTCACTTTGTCCTCCGAAGAGGAAAACTCTATCTCTAGAGCGGTCAAAGGATGTCAAGATTTGGTAAGGTTCTTCGCGTTGCTTCGAATTAAACCACATGCTCCACCGCTTGTGCGGGTCCCCGTCAATTCCTTTGAGTTTCAGTCTTGCGACCGTACTCCCCAGGCGGAGTGCTTAATGCGTTAGCTGCAGCACTAAGGGGCGGAAACCCCCTAACACTTAGCACTCATCGTTTACGGCGTGGACTACCAGGGTATCTAATCCTGTTTGATCCCCACGCTTTCGCACATCAGCGTCAGTTGCAGACCAGAAAGCCGCCTTCGCCACTGGTGTTCCTCCATATCTCTGCGCATTTCACCGCTACACATGGAATTCCACTTTCCTCTTCTGCACTCAAGTTTTCCAGTTTCCAATGACCCTCCACGGTTGAGCCGTGGGCTTTCACATCAGACTTAAAAAACCGCCTACGCGCGCTTTACGCCCAATAATTCCGGATAACGCTTGCCACCTACGTATTACCGCGGCTGCTGGCACGTAGTTAGCCGTGGCTTTCTGGTTAGGTACCGTCAAGATGTGCACAGTTACTTACACATTTGTTCTTCCCTAACAACAGAGCTTTACGATCCGAAGACCTTCATCACTCACGCGGCGTTGCTCCGTCAGACTTTCGTCCATTGCGGAAGATTCCCTACTGCTGCCTCCCGTAGGAGTCTGGACCGTGTCTCAGTTCCAGTGTGGCCGATCACCCTCTCAGGTCGGCTACGCATCGTCGCCTTGGTGAGCCGTTACCTCACCAACTAGCTAATGCGGCGCGGGTCCATCTATAAGTGACAGCAAAACCGTCTTTCACTGTTGAACCATGCGGTTCAACATATTATCCGGCATTAGCCCCGGTTTCCCGGAGTTATTCCAGTCTTATAGGTAGGTTACCCACGTGTTACTCACCCGTCCGCCGCTAACGTCAAAGGAGCAAGCTCCTCTTCAGTTCGCTCGACTTGCATGTATTAGGCACGCCGCCAGCGTTCATCCTGAGCCAGGATCAAACTCTCCATATTAGAGTAAGCTTGATATAGCTCTTTGATTGTTTAAGTCAATCACTCTATCAGTACGTTAGTACTATGTTTTATCGGAATTAACGTTGACATATTGTCATTCAGTTTTCAATGTTCATGTCATTTCTTTTTTTGACTCGACAAGAATTAATTATACATAAGTTGTTTTCGAAAGTCAACAACTTTTTTTGATTAATTTTTCTTGTTTTGTTTTGCAACCATTTGTGTCGCTCAACAAGATATAACTATACAGGGGTTTGATGATTTTAACAACACCAAAATTTACACTCTTTACAATCCTTTAACACTTTAGCACTTAATTTACATCATTTATTTGACTATCAAACAATAAAACAGGTTGGGACATAAATATCTCGAAGTTTTCTTATAATGAGATGATTCATTCAATGATGCGAAAGTATCTTTTTTAAAGTATTTTAATGTAAAATGACATGTATATAATGCAGTATTGTTGGCGAGACGCCTGAGGGAATAGGATGAGCGTCGAGACCGCGGCTCGACCCATCCCCTAGGAAATGCGAGCCAAACAATACGAATGATTGATAAAGGAAAAGCGTAGAGGTGTGATTCAATCATCTCTACGCTATATTTTGGGATATGTCCCAAATTCTTTGGACGCACATTTGATTCATCTTTCATTTATTCAGTACCTGCTCATGTTGATTGAATACACTACTTATTATTTCAGCGTGTACATATAAAAATCAATCGACTAAGAAGGATATAACTCCAAGATTCATAACAGTAAAATGCATAACGCTTTATCAGATGCCATCTACATTTCTGTACGACCTGTAATCGCTTTAGAAAGCGTCACCTCATCAGCATATTCCAAATCTCCGCCTACCGATAGCCCTTGAGCTAAACGTGTAACACGAATTCCTAAAGGTTTAACCAATCTAGAAATATACATAGCTGTTGATTCGCCTTCTAAGTTAGGGTTCATTGCGAGTATCAATTCTTTGATGTTTTCATCTTTTAAACGATCGACCAAACTTGGAATATTAATATCTTCAGGCCCTATCCCATCCATTGGAGAAATCGTACCATGTAGAACATGATAAAGCCCCTTATATTCTTTCATTTTTTCCATGGCAATCACATCTTTATCACTTTCAACCACACAAATAATAGAGCGATCTCTCTGTTTATCCTCACAAATATAGCAAGGATCCTGTTCAGTGATATGGCCACAAATACTGCAGTACGTTAACTCTCTTTTAACATCTACGAGTGCTTTTGCAAACTGTACGACATCGTCTTCTTTCATATCTAATACATGAAAAGCCAGACGTTGAGCCGTCTTTGGACCAATGCCTGGCAATTTCATGAAACTATCGATAAGTTTAGATATTGGTCCGGGATAATGCATATTACATCATTCCTGGAATGTTAAGACCTTTAGTATGCTTACCTAAACGTTCTGCTGTCAGTTCATCTGCTTTGTTCATCGCTTCGTTTGTCGCTGCTAATACTAAATCTTGTAACATTTCTACATCTTCTGGATCTACTACTTCCTCATTGATGACAACATCAACAACTTCTTTATGGCCTGTTACAACAACTTTGACCATACCGCCACCAGCAGTACCTTCTACTTTTTCTTCTTTGAGCTTTTCTTGTTCATCAGCCATTTTCTTTTGCATTTTTTGCATTTGTTTCATCATTTGTTGCATATTACCGCCACCGCGCATAATACATTCCTCCTTAATGTTCCATTATATCTATTTATAATGTGTAGAAGTAGACATTTTCAGATGAGATTCTCAACTTGAAAGACAAACGGTCATATCATGTCCTATAACCAACCTTTGTGATCATCCGCTTCTGTCTACTCACTTAAATTCGTTTTCAATTATACATACCTTTGTCACTATTGTCATGTTTCATCATCTACTAGATGCACCAATGATTCACCAAACATCTCTCTTGCCTTTTGGACGACATCTCCCTCTTCAGATGCGGAGGTTGATGATTGTGATGCCGCTTGTGAACGCCCTTGTTTACGTTGGTCTATATAATCTTTACGTACTTGCATCCATTTATCAGCAGGCACCCCTACAACTTCAATTGATTTATTAATGATATCTTTAATGACATTTTCGACACTATGCCGCTTTGTTTCATCTTTTTTTAAGATTTCACAGTGTATCTCATCCTCAAACTGAATTAAGACTTTATCTTCACTTGCTGCAACAGGTTGAGAATTTTGCAATAAGCTTACAAGCGCTTTTTGGTCACGATCTTTGGCATATTGTATAACATCTGCCCAGCGTTCTCTAATAAGCGCAATATCCTCTTTATTCGCTTTGTCTAAAACTTTTGCAATATGTTCCAAAGAAAATGTGGAGCGTCCACCTCGGCGTTTCGTCGGTTTAGCTTTTGTAGGGGATTGTGTTGGTAAACCTTGTGATTTTATCGTTTTAAGTTCTGACTCCAATGCTTCCATACGTCTTAGTAAAGCTTCATCCCCTTCAGATGATGCATGATTGACAACAACTTCACCCGTTGATTGCGCTTCTTTAACCATTTCAGAAATTTTGACGATTAACACTTCAAAATGAACGTTTTGATTCACACTAAAACGTATTGACACTAATGTATCATTGATAACATCTATCATTTTATAAAGCGTGTCAAAATCAAATTGGTTAAGTGCGTCAAACTCGAATGGTTGCTGTGTGGTTTTCGCCATAATAGTGTTTCTAACAAAATAAATCATGTCGTTTATAAGGCGATTAACTTCTTTACCTTGACTAATAAAATGATGGTAGTGTTCAAAAGCACTATGGAC from Staphylococcus felis harbors:
- the recR gene encoding recombination mediator RecR, translated to MHYPGPISKLIDSFMKLPGIGPKTAQRLAFHVLDMKEDDVVQFAKALVDVKRELTYCSICGHITEQDPCYICEDKQRDRSIICVVESDKDVIAMEKMKEYKGLYHVLHGTISPMDGIGPEDINIPSLVDRLKDENIKELILAMNPNLEGESTAMYISRLVKPLGIRVTRLAQGLSVGGDLEYADEVTLSKAITGRTEM
- a CDS encoding YbaB/EbfC family nucleoid-associated protein — translated: MRGGGNMQQMMKQMQKMQKKMADEQEKLKEEKVEGTAGGGMVKVVVTGHKEVVDVVINEEVVDPEDVEMLQDLVLAATNEAMNKADELTAERLGKHTKGLNIPGMM
- the dnaX gene encoding DNA polymerase III subunit gamma/tau; translation: MNYQALYRMFRPQSFDDVVGQEHVTRTLRNAIAKNKQSHAYIFSGPRGTGKTSIAKIFAKAINCEVRDDGEPCNECPICKGITQGTNSDVIEIDAASNNGVDEIRNIRDKVKYAPSESRYKVYIIDEVHMLTTGAFNALLKTLEEPPSHAIFILATTEPHKIPPTIISRAQRFDFKAINMNQIVDRLAHVATTQNIAYDEDALNFIAKVSEGGMRDALSIMDQAIAFGDDRLTLKDALDVTGSLDESDINTLFKYVVENNVHSAFEHYHHFISQGKEVNRLINDMIYFVRNTIMAKTTQQPFEFDALNQFDFDTLYKMIDVINDTLVSIRFSVNQNVHFEVLIVKISEMVKEAQSTGEVVVNHASSEGDEALLRRMEALESELKTIKSQGLPTQSPTKAKPTKRRGGRSTFSLEHIAKVLDKANKEDIALIRERWADVIQYAKDRDQKALVSLLQNSQPVAASEDKVLIQFEDEIHCEILKKDETKRHSVENVIKDIINKSIEVVGVPADKWMQVRKDYIDQRKQGRSQAASQSSTSASEEGDVVQKAREMFGESLVHLVDDET